The sequence below is a genomic window from Selenomonas ruminantium subsp. lactilytica TAM6421.
ACCAGCAGGTTCACGGGCTTCTGCATGATCTTGCAGAGACGCACCTTGGCAGCCTCGCCACCGGACAGAGCCATCATCTTGGTGGTGATATGGTCATTGGTCAGGCCGCAGGTGGCCAGTGCCGCCCGCACCTCGAAGTTGGTCATGCCGGGATATTCCTGCCAGACCTCTTCCAGAGCCGTATTGTTATTGCCAGCGGCACTTTCCTGCTCGAAGTACCCCACACTGACAAATTCGCCCTGCTCGATATGGCCGCTGATGGGCTTGATCATGCCCAAAAGGGTTTTGAGCAGCGTTGACTTACCCAGACCGTTAGTGCCCCGGATGGCAATCTTCTTGCCCCGTTCAATCTGGATATCCACAGGGCTGGTCAGGGCTGTATCGTAGCCCAATACCAACCGCTTGACTTCAACCACGAAGCGGGAAGGGGTGCGGTCAGACTGGAAGTTGAAATGCGGTTTCGGCTTTTCCTGACGCTTCGTGAGCACTTCCATCTTGTCCAGTTTCTTCTGACGGCTGTTGGCCATGCCCCGGGTGGCCACACGGGCCTTATTGCGCTGGATAAAGTCCTGCTCCTTCTTGATTTCCGCCTGCTGGCGCTCGTAGGCCGCTTCTTCCTGCCTGCGCTTCAGCGCCGCCATTTCCTCGAACTTCTCATAGCTGCCTGTATAGCGATCCAGATGCAGATTATCCACATGATAGATCACATTGGTCACAGCATTGAGGAACGGCACATCATGGGATACGAGGATAAAGGCATTCTCGTAGTTCGTGAGGTAATTCTTGAGCCAGGTGATATGCTCCACATCCAAGTAGTTCGTGGGCTCGTCTAAGATCAGGATTTCCGGGTTCTGCAGCAAAAGTTTCGTCAGCAAAACTTTCGTGCGCTGACCGCCGGAGAGTTCATCCACCTGCTTGTCCAGGCCGATATCCCGCAGGCCAAGCCCCCCTGCCACTTCTTCAATGCGCGCATCAATGGTATAGTAGCTGCCTGCCTCCAGCATATCCTGGATATCGCCCACATCCCGCATCAGGGCATCCATTTCTTCCGGCGTGGCCTCCCCCATCTTGTCATAGGCCGCCAGCATTTCCTGCTCGGCTTTCACCATATCGTCAAAGGCCGTGCGCAGGGTGTCCCGGATGGTCATGCCGGGCTTCAGCACAGCATGCTGGTCCAGATAACCCACCTTTACCCGGCGTGCCCATTCCACCGTACCGGCATCCGGTGTCAGCTGCCCTGTGATAATGGAAAGGAACGTGGACTTGCCCTCACCATTGGCCCCGACGAGAGCCACATGCTCCCCTTTGAGCAGACGGAAACTAACGTCCTCAAAAATCTCCCGGCCACCATAGCTGTGGGATAAATGGGAAACGTTCAAAATACTCATTGCTGCTTTTCTCCTCACATGATTCATTAAAAGAAAAGAGCTGTTCCAAAGAACAGCTCTCGAATTTACTAAATGGTCGGAACGACGGGATTTGAACCCACGACCTCTTCCACCCCAAGGAAGCGCGCTACCAAACTGCGCTACGTCCCGAACAAGTAATATAATACAACATCCCAGGGGACTTGTAAACCCCTTTTTTAAACTTTTTTCATGTTTTTATGAAAAATTTTAGAGATGCCAGATCCAGATGTAGATATTGGCCAGGATAATGGTCAGGATCATCACGGGGAAGGCAACCTTCATAAAGCCGATGAAGGAAATCTGCTTGCCATGCTGGGCTGCCAGGGATGCTACCACGACATTAGCCGAAGCACCGATCAGGGTACCATTGCCGCCGAGGCAGGCCCCCAGTGCCAAACTCCACCACATGGGTTCCAGATTGGAAAGCCCCATCTGCCCCATATCCTGAATCAGCGGAATCAGGGTAGCGACAAAGGGAATGTTATCGATGAACGCGGAAGCAATCGCACTCATCCAAAGGATCAGCATGGCCGTCATGGGCACATTGCCATTAGTCACAGCCAAAGCTTCTGCCGCCATCGCCTTGATGACGCCTGTCTCCACCAGCGCGCCAACCAGCACGAACAGACCGGCAAAGAAGAAGATGGCCAGCCACTCTACTTTGGAGAGCACCTTGGCAATCATGGCCTCATTGCGCGTGTAAGTGATCAATAGCAGCAGACCTGCACCCGTAAGGGCTGCCGTAGCCGTTTCGAGCCCCAGGGCACCATGCAAAGTGAACAGGGTGATGGTGAAGAAGATAACGGCCAGGCATTTTTTCAGCAGCGCCTTGTCCGCAATATGGCTCTTGGCATTGAGCCGCATGACCTTATCCTGCAGTTCCGGCGTCGTCTTCAGCTTGCTGCCATAGATTGCCACGAGCACCGCCTGCACCACGATAAAGATGACCACGGATACCAGCGTCATGTTCTGGAGAAAATCCATAAAGCTCAGCCCCACGGCACTGCCAATCATGATGTTCGGCGGGTCACCGATAAGGGTAGCCGTACCGCCGATATTGGAGGAAATGATCTGCGCCATCAGATAGGGCTTCACATCTACTTTCAGCTGCGATGTGATGCTGAACGTGATGGGCACGGTGAGAAGCACCGTGGTCACGTTATCGAGCAAGGCCGAGCATACAGCCGTGATGGCGGACAAAGCCACCAGCAGGGCTACCGGCTTGGCCTTGACTTTCTTGGCCGCCCAGATGGCCAGGAAGTTGAACAAGCCCGTTTCACTGGTGATATTGACGATAATCATCATGCCCATCAAAAGGCCCAATGTGTTAAAGTCAATGTGGTGGATAGCCGTCTCCTGGCTGATGATGCCAAAGAGAATCATCAGCATGGCGCCGAAGATGCCCACGATGGTACGGTGTACCTTCTCGGAGATAATCAGGGCATAGGCCGCCACGAAGATAACTACGGCAATCATTGTACTGCTTTCCAAAGTCTCTTCACTTCTTTCTTCACTAGATTATTTGTTCTTTTCCTTGGCCCAGGTGTCCTTGAGGCCTACCACGCGGTTGAAGACCAGCTTTTCCGGCGTGGTATCCGGGTCAATCACGAAATAGCCCGTGCGCAGGAACTGATAATGCTTGCCTGCTGCCTGCAGCTTCACGCTGGGTTCCACTAAGGCATTTTCAATGATTTCCAAGGAATTTTTATTTAATGCACCGATAAAGTCTGCGGGCAGGTTCCCGTTTTCATCGGTTTCCAGCAAATAATCATAGAGCCGCACTTCGGCAGGCACAGCAGTCTTCGCTGCTACCCAGTGAATGGTGCCTTTGATCTTGCGGCCGGCCGTTGCCCCGCCGGTCTTGGATTCCAGATCAGCCGTGCAGCGCAGTTCCACCACATTGCCAGCTTCATCCTTAATGACTTCTTCACACTTAATGATGTAAGCATGCTTCAGACGCACTTCCCCGCCCGGCTTCAGACGGAAGAACTTCTTGGGAGCCTCTTCCATGAAATCATCCTGCTCAATGTAGAGCTCACGGGAGAAGGGCACGAAACGATGACCGCCATGAATGGGGTTATTGTCCGCCAGCAGCCATTCTTCCTTATCCTCAGGGTAGTTGGTAATAACCACCTTCAAGGGACGCAGCACCGCCATAATGCGGTCGGCATTCTCGTTGAGGTCAGCCCTGACGCAGGATTCCAGCATGGCTACATCCACCAGGCTGTTGCCCTTGGCCACGCCAATTTCCTCGCAGAAATTACGCAGGGAGGCCGGCGTGAAACCACGGCGGCGCAGGCCGGAAATGGTCGGCATACGGGGATCATCCCAGCCGCGCACATGGCCCTCTTCCACCAGCTGACGCAGTTTGCGCTTGCTGGTCACAGTGTTCGTGAGATTCAGGCGGGCAAACTCGATCTGACGGGGACGGGTGTTCACGTCAAAGTCCAGATTTTCCAACAGCCAGTCATAGAAGGGACGATGCTCCTCAAATTCCAGCGTACATACGGAATGGGTGATGCCTTCGATGGCATCGGACAGGGGATGAGCAAAGTCATACATCGGATAGATGCACCACTTGTCCCCCGTGCGATGATGATGGGCATGGGCAATGCGGTAGATGACCGTATCGCGCATAACCATATTCGGGGAGGCCATATCAATCTTAGCACGCAGAACCTTGGCCCCATCAGCAAACTCGCCAGCCTTCATGCGGGCAAACAGGTCGAGATTCTCTTCCACGCTGCGATTGCGGTAAGGACTTTCCTTGCCCGGTTCCGTCAGCGTGCCACGGTATTCCTTGATTTCCTCAGCCGTCAGATCATCTACATAAGCCAAGCCCTTCTTGATAAGCTCCACGGCATAATCATAGAGCTTGTCAAAGTAATCGGAAGCATAGAACATGCGCTTCTGCCAGCTGAAGCCCAGCCAGCGGATATCTTCCTGAATAGAGTCCACATATTCCGTGTCTTCCTTCGTGGGATTCGTATCGTCAAAACGCAGGTTGCAAAGGCCATGATTATACTCCGCCAGACCAAAGTTCAAGCAAATGGACTTGGCATGGCCAATATGCAGATAGCCATTTGGTTCCGGTGGAAAACGGGTATGGATTCCTTCCGTGTATTTACCGTTCTTCTGGTCTTCCTCAATCGCGTTCTGCACAAAGTTATTGGCGATTGTCGTATTCTCTGCCATGATATTCTCTCCTTTATAAAAGGCGGTCAGATTACATCCTCAGCCGCACATTTTTCCTCAATATATTTCCACATGCGCTTTACGCCCACGTCAACGCCTTCCTGCTCCGGCAAATGGTCGATAACCTTCTGGATATAGCCACGCTCTACCATCTTTTGCAGCGTCCAGCCAAAGTTCACATCGTAAACCCACAGAAGACGCACCAATTTGCGATCTCCCAAGGTCTTGAGCATATGATAATCCGCCTGCTGCCCTTCCTTGAAAGCCGTCATGAAATCCGGACTTATAAACTGGCTGGCATCGGCCTTGATAAACTTCGGTGCCTGTTCGGCCTTCTCCGGATCCAGGAACGGCGAGAGCACCCGATAGATATCCAGCTTGTCCGCATCCCGCAGCAACCGGGCAAACAGCAGTTTCCTGCCCGTTGCCTCAGCAGGAATTTCCTTCTTATTATGATACTTGATGGCATAGCGCACGAGTTCTGCGTCTTCCGCTGCCAGCTCATCCATATAGGGCATTTCCTCGGCCAGGACTTTAAGGCCTAACTCGGCATGATCCTCCGATTGAGCATCATTGAATGTCTTATAGATGCTGTATTGGCGGAAACGCCCCACATCATGGAACAGTCCCATGATTTCAGCCAGCTGTACATCATGCTCACTGAGCTGCAAATGCTGCGCCAATTCCCGGGCAATAGCCGTAACATAGCCGGTATGCTCCATCTTGATACGGATGCCCTGCATAACTTCCTCATCTTCCGTGAAAAATTTATGCATATAGTCATCCATCCAGGTATGCATTTTCTTCAATAATTCTTTCAATTTACATCCTTCTCCACTATATTACACTACAGTGTAACATTATAGCGCAATTAGGAGCTTTTTGCCATAGGGTGACAAAATAAAATAGGACCAGATGCTGCCGCCCTGGCAAGCACCTGATCCTATTCGTTTATTTCTTGAAGAGATTCTTCAGATTATCCAAAAAGCTCTTTTGTTCCGGGTTCACCTTATCGCCGCTGATTTCGCCAAATTCCTTCAAGAGTTCCTTCTGGCGCTGGTTGAGGTTCTGCGGAGTGAGCACCTTGATGACCACATGCTCATCCCCACGGCCATTGCCGCGCAAATGCGGGATACCGCGATCCCGCAGGCGCAGGATCTTGCCGGACTGTGTGCCTGCCGGCACCTTGACCTCCACCGGGCCATCGATGGTGGGCACCTGTACCTTATCGCCCAGGGCAGCCTGCACGAAGGAAATGGGCACTTCCACGATCACATCATAGCCGTCACGCTGGAAGATCTTATGGGGACGGATGAAGATGTAAACGTAGAGATCGCCATTGCCGCCACCGCGAACGCCGGCCTCGCCGCCACCGCTCACGCGCACGCGGGAACCATTGTCCACCCCCTTCGGGATATTGACCTTGATCTTGCGCGTGACCTTCTTGCGGCCTGTGCCGTTACAATGGGAGCAGGGATTCTTGACGATCTTGCCTGTACCATGGCAGCGTCCGCAGGTGGTCTGATTGACCATACGGCCAAAGGGAGTATTGGCCACCGTCTGGCGGGTACCCGTACCCTGACAGTCC
It includes:
- a CDS encoding ArsB/NhaD family transporter, with amino-acid sequence MIAVVIFVAAYALIISEKVHRTIVGIFGAMLMILFGIISQETAIHHIDFNTLGLLMGMMIIVNITSETGLFNFLAIWAAKKVKAKPVALLVALSAITAVCSALLDNVTTVLLTVPITFSITSQLKVDVKPYLMAQIISSNIGGTATLIGDPPNIMIGSAVGLSFMDFLQNMTLVSVVIFIVVQAVLVAIYGSKLKTTPELQDKVMRLNAKSHIADKALLKKCLAVIFFTITLFTLHGALGLETATAALTGAGLLLLITYTRNEAMIAKVLSKVEWLAIFFFAGLFVLVGALVETGVIKAMAAEALAVTNGNVPMTAMLILWMSAIASAFIDNIPFVATLIPLIQDMGQMGLSNLEPMWWSLALGACLGGNGTLIGASANVVVASLAAQHGKQISFIGFMKVAFPVMILTIILANIYIWIWHL
- the dnaJ gene encoding molecular chaperone DnaJ → MSEKRDYYEVLGVDKSASDAEIKKAYKKMARKYHPDLNRDDPKAAEEKFKEVNEAYDVLKDPQKKAAYDQFGHDAFANGMGGGGGAGGFGGFGGGFGGFGGAGGFEDIFETFFGGGGRRRSSRPGPERGSDLRYDLEISFEEAAFGKEAELSVPRTEECDHCHGTGAAPGTSPETCPDCQGTGTRQTVANTPFGRMVNQTTCGRCHGTGKIVKNPCSHCNGTGRKKVTRKIKVNIPKGVDNGSRVRVSGGGEAGVRGGGNGDLYVYIFIRPHKIFQRDGYDVIVEVPISFVQAALGDKVQVPTIDGPVEVKVPAGTQSGKILRLRDRGIPHLRGNGRGDEHVVIKVLTPQNLNQRQKELLKEFGEISGDKVNPEQKSFLDNLKNLFKK
- a CDS encoding glutamine--tRNA ligase/YqeY domain fusion protein — encoded protein: MAENTTIANNFVQNAIEEDQKNGKYTEGIHTRFPPEPNGYLHIGHAKSICLNFGLAEYNHGLCNLRFDDTNPTKEDTEYVDSIQEDIRWLGFSWQKRMFYASDYFDKLYDYAVELIKKGLAYVDDLTAEEIKEYRGTLTEPGKESPYRNRSVEENLDLFARMKAGEFADGAKVLRAKIDMASPNMVMRDTVIYRIAHAHHHRTGDKWCIYPMYDFAHPLSDAIEGITHSVCTLEFEEHRPFYDWLLENLDFDVNTRPRQIEFARLNLTNTVTSKRKLRQLVEEGHVRGWDDPRMPTISGLRRRGFTPASLRNFCEEIGVAKGNSLVDVAMLESCVRADLNENADRIMAVLRPLKVVITNYPEDKEEWLLADNNPIHGGHRFVPFSRELYIEQDDFMEEAPKKFFRLKPGGEVRLKHAYIIKCEEVIKDEAGNVVELRCTADLESKTGGATAGRKIKGTIHWVAAKTAVPAEVRLYDYLLETDENGNLPADFIGALNKNSLEIIENALVEPSVKLQAAGKHYQFLRTGYFVIDPDTTPEKLVFNRVVGLKDTWAKEKNK
- a CDS encoding HD domain-containing protein is translated as MKELLKKMHTWMDDYMHKFFTEDEEVMQGIRIKMEHTGYVTAIARELAQHLQLSEHDVQLAEIMGLFHDVGRFRQYSIYKTFNDAQSEDHAELGLKVLAEEMPYMDELAAEDAELVRYAIKYHNKKEIPAEATGRKLLFARLLRDADKLDIYRVLSPFLDPEKAEQAPKFIKADASQFISPDFMTAFKEGQQADYHMLKTLGDRKLVRLLWVYDVNFGWTLQKMVERGYIQKVIDHLPEQEGVDVGVKRMWKYIEEKCAAEDVI
- a CDS encoding ABC-F family ATP-binding cassette domain-containing protein; protein product: MSILNVSHLSHSYGGREIFEDVSFRLLKGEHVALVGANGEGKSTFLSIITGQLTPDAGTVEWARRVKVGYLDQHAVLKPGMTIRDTLRTAFDDMVKAEQEMLAAYDKMGEATPEEMDALMRDVGDIQDMLEAGSYYTIDARIEEVAGGLGLRDIGLDKQVDELSGGQRTKVLLTKLLLQNPEILILDEPTNYLDVEHITWLKNYLTNYENAFILVSHDVPFLNAVTNVIYHVDNLHLDRYTGSYEKFEEMAALKRRQEEAAYERQQAEIKKEQDFIQRNKARVATRGMANSRQKKLDKMEVLTKRQEKPKPHFNFQSDRTPSRFVVEVKRLVLGYDTALTSPVDIQIERGKKIAIRGTNGLGKSTLLKTLLGMIKPISGHIEQGEFVSVGYFEQESAAGNNNTALEEVWQEYPGMTNFEVRAALATCGLTNDHITTKMMALSGGEAAKVRLCKIMQKPVNLLVLDEPTNHLDVEAKKELKRAIKEYKGTVLLVSHEPEFYEDFVDSVWNIEKWTTKII